CAACTGCCCCGTCCCACGCAGGCTCTCCGCGTTCACCATGAACGGCACATAAGTTTCCGTGTAGCCATGCGCCTGGGTGTGGGTGTCCAGCATGAACTGGGTCAGGGCACGCTGCAGCCTGGCCAATGGACCTTGCAGGGTGACGAAGCGCGCGCCGGTGAGCTTGGCCGCCGCCTCGAAGTCCATGCCCAAGGCCGCGCCCAGATCGGTGTGATCCTTGGGCGTGAAGGCAAAAGCGGCCGGTTCGCCCCAGCGGTGCATCTCCCGGTTGTCGGCATCGCTCTGGCCGTCGGGCACATCGGCGTCCAGGATATTGGGTATACCCAGCAGCCTATCTTCCAACTGTTGCTGGATGTCCTCCAGCGCCTGCTCGTTGCGCTTGAGGTCGTCACCCAGGTGGGCCACCTCGTCCAGCAGCGGCTGGATATCCTCGCCGCGGGCCTTGGCCTGGCCGATGCTCTTCGAGCGGGTATTGCGCTCGTTCTGCAGGTTCTGGGTCTGCACCTGGATCTCTTTGCGGCGTGCTTCCAATTCGCGGAACGCCTCGCTATCGATCGTGAGGCCGCGCCTTTGCAACTGTGCCGCGACTTCGTCCAGGCTGGTGCGGAATAAGCGGGGATCTAGCATGGGTTGTACATGACTCCGTGAAGTTCTATCGAGGGAGCGGGCTTTTGCCCGCTATAGCCGCGGCCTTCGAGCCGCTCCTATTCCTTGACGAAATGGCGCTGCGCTGGCCAACTGACGATATGGGGCAGCGGAAAGCGGCGGATCAAGGACTTTATCACCGCCTCCGCCCGCTCCGGCGCGTCGAAGAACTCGATCACCAGGGGCAGATCCAGGGACAGGTCCATCAGCGCAGAGGTCCGCAATTCGCCGCCGCCGGTAAATCCTTCGATGCCGCGCAGCACCGTGGCGCCCGCCACCTCGGCATCGTCCTGCAGATAACGCAAGACTTTTTCCATGAGGTGCTCGCTTTCGCGCACATAGATCCTGACCACTATCGCTGCTTCTGTCTTCATGACTTGTTTCCTTTCGGTTGTGCTCCCGCACGCAGGCCGCGGGGCGTTATCGGCGCAATGCCTGCATGCCGCCTTGAGAGGGATTGCGCACCACGCCGGCTTCCGTGACGATGGCATCGATCAGCCCGGCGGGCGTGACATCGAAGACCGGATTCCAGGCATCGATCACCGAGCCTTCGCGCAGGAAATGGCTGCCCAAAAGTTCTGTCTTGCTGCGCTGCTCGATCTCGATGGAATCCCCCGAAGGCGTTTTCCAGTCGATGGTGGAGGTGGGCGCCACCACCATGAATTTCACGCCATGGTGCCGCGCATTCACCGCCAGGGAATAGGTGCCGATCTTGTTGGCGGTATCGCCATTGGCCGCGATGCGGTCGGCGCCCACCAGCACCCATTGCACCTTGCCCGCCTTCATCAGCCAAGCGGCGG
The genomic region above belongs to Methyloterricola oryzae and contains:
- a CDS encoding DUF190 domain-containing protein, with the translated sequence MKTEAAIVVRIYVRESEHLMEKVLRYLQDDAEVAGATVLRGIEGFTGGGELRTSALMDLSLDLPLVIEFFDAPERAEAVIKSLIRRFPLPHIVSWPAQRHFVKE